From one Butyricimonas faecihominis genomic stretch:
- a CDS encoding leucine-rich repeat protein, with the protein MGTLDIKNFPAHGVSDEDTFLMTDAKNGFVAGSMTLKDMKEKVITPLLKALSLDYELLTQAEYDAIGKKKEGTLYAIEEDGKLVRTYIGSLPLTVGGTLGSLDNVDEEADHAGSEDVVLMRAKGSGTWTLKRLSEIGGGGGGTGVQRNVRIVNNLDSKNISASKGEPCWLNFTFVSQERYADSEPYEDTGERGLLQISVRNGDHSDYLVVKQVYVNSASPVALDVAEFLSSGANNVMIKVTGEVTEITTPAFVYTVQLTALSIFADNFRWWTAYSGAIILPLNIGGNIAKTLHVSMSGKDYNESYEVAIGTNVYIETAYNYTIPHPGKTGVFRVSAYVANSDESIKTKTVAFNIICAVAEERVKLIAINNVLEKATNWVENTLFDYAMYDGDSVSTFARFVIMKEGQQVFSSNENSIAVSTKHTFSLPLEIDTLDNSEFSIQVEVLDESVALTSPLVFPVNNSLGYSAVAGATLYVNPRTRNNRQENYREVVNEMNGTAIAAGWKNMNWGNDGWVPDSDGNRVLRLMAGSSLTMAYYPFARECARVGKTLEIDYRVDHVTDYSKPIVTISMPDGVSFTGLNIYADQIVMHSQSLREDSVQSLHTFEGKRTRFTLTILPMAYGNPDFNLCILYINGVKNREFAYEDNDYFAQRGGIVIGSDCADVDIYGIREYDSGLTSQGVLTNYINWLSDSAEKARVRLYNDILDGNGSEVDFDNTRDQFNCLVFDNTIPSMADQTARVGNLDVLFTDHPEWNVSISGVTAKGQGTSSMKYWIWNTRYQLDKAKSVITHADGTTSTKKWQMVPWIPAGQKFTAKKNFASSMQSHKIGSVNAYNDLYREVGLRNEAMETEQYADARVAVYQMPFVCFEKSVNEEGRTVYTFRGLYTFGPDKGDKYTFGFDTDLFPNLISIEGSDNSPLCTLFRVPWNKNVLYNSDEEAFQYNGANSWDAGEGKVESISKFIPAYNIVYECSPRLLPFDGTPEELNEQAAAMRTRPCEFWIAKAGDGSRFDVYYFEASLNRFIPSDMGKGEINLVTQLVDKGYGLSAADLSGKTNDELNTLFVNARIAKFRAEAPLYWDVDDTLFFMNNVEFNAGTDERAKNTYPYSFGTGTSRFRWRVDDADTRFDTTNRGLPDKEYSVETHDTDETGASIWNGETNNFFNLMELAFPEEKVASMRRMMTAMQALGGLKSGNDLEKIYAFYQKYFFDEAQEYFPANSYNADARYCYENGKLAYSAGIYSNDTDPITQSLGDHYQAEQRWITKRILYMMSKYSFGLFSAAGTDTITVRAAGNTITYDLTPAMDMYPAIANGTSIIRGERTRAGETCSMEIELSGTGDQQNAIQGASYLQNIGDWYDKNVQGSMVIQGRMLREIRLGSKTGHIVISITSLTISNCTSLQKLVLSNIATLSGTLNLTSCTHLQEVYADGTSLSQMKLPTGGSMRVIEFSPRNQYLSLSNYPLLPTEGVRMDQCKHIITDFFVEDCPLLHPVKLLVEMMEAQKEQGTEHALKRVRLVGFNETYDSSDILDKLASLADGSYEGLSSEGIAGEDPVPVLDGTLNIHADVYEESINALRSKFNRLVLNITGNYYVRFKDPEFHRLVVKRWSTDGVGVTRKQLAAVTDFPNDYFKDNKEITDLSDFAENFVNVNLFKQRTFENCTGLKTISLPNEKIDTSAIAIFGHTSLDENGIDLSCLTTLGFGIFKNCKFVHIFIPNTLLLDMDYSQQWQDNLRLLTMELEEGLSVVPNSLCSGCSSLMTITFPSTITTIGSSVVHGCNNLKSFICKPITPPALVSDLGYIYADFNIYVPDESVETYKIAWTKYESKIKPMSQKPENV; encoded by the coding sequence ATGGGAACATTAGATATAAAGAATTTTCCGGCTCATGGCGTGTCGGATGAAGATACTTTTTTGATGACGGATGCGAAGAACGGGTTTGTGGCGGGGAGCATGACGTTGAAGGATATGAAAGAGAAGGTTATTACCCCGTTACTCAAGGCCTTATCACTGGATTACGAGTTGTTGACTCAAGCGGAATATGACGCTATCGGGAAAAAGAAAGAAGGGACATTGTATGCTATCGAGGAAGACGGGAAACTGGTAAGGACATATATCGGCTCGTTGCCCCTGACGGTGGGAGGCACGCTGGGAAGTTTGGATAACGTGGACGAGGAGGCGGATCATGCCGGAAGCGAGGACGTGGTGCTGATGCGGGCGAAAGGAAGCGGGACGTGGACACTGAAACGCCTGTCGGAAATCGGCGGCGGGGGTGGGGGAACCGGGGTGCAACGTAATGTCCGGATCGTGAATAATTTGGATAGCAAGAATATTTCGGCCAGCAAGGGAGAGCCTTGCTGGTTGAATTTCACCTTCGTAAGTCAAGAACGGTACGCAGATTCCGAGCCGTACGAGGACACCGGGGAGCGGGGACTACTGCAAATATCGGTGAGGAACGGGGATCATTCGGATTATTTGGTCGTGAAACAGGTATACGTGAATAGTGCTTCCCCGGTGGCCCTTGACGTGGCCGAGTTTTTGAGTTCGGGAGCCAATAACGTGATGATCAAGGTGACGGGGGAGGTTACGGAAATCACGACACCCGCTTTTGTTTATACCGTTCAACTGACGGCGTTGTCTATTTTTGCCGATAATTTCCGGTGGTGGACAGCTTACTCGGGGGCAATTATCTTGCCGTTGAATATCGGGGGAAATATCGCGAAGACGTTGCACGTTTCAATGTCGGGAAAAGATTATAACGAGTCGTACGAGGTGGCGATCGGGACGAACGTGTATATCGAGACAGCCTATAATTACACGATTCCTCACCCGGGGAAGACGGGGGTGTTCCGGGTGTCGGCATACGTGGCGAATTCGGACGAGAGTATCAAGACGAAGACGGTTGCTTTCAACATTATTTGTGCTGTTGCCGAGGAGCGGGTGAAACTGATTGCCATTAATAACGTGTTGGAGAAGGCCACGAACTGGGTGGAGAACACGTTGTTCGATTACGCCATGTACGACGGGGATAGCGTGAGTACGTTTGCCCGGTTCGTGATCATGAAGGAGGGGCAACAAGTGTTTTCCTCGAATGAAAACAGCATTGCCGTGTCGACCAAGCACACGTTCTCTCTTCCCCTAGAAATAGACACGTTGGACAACAGCGAGTTTTCCATCCAAGTGGAGGTGCTTGACGAGTCGGTTGCACTGACGTCACCACTCGTTTTCCCCGTGAACAACTCGCTGGGATATTCCGCCGTTGCGGGGGCGACCTTGTACGTCAACCCGCGTACTCGCAATAACCGGCAGGAGAATTACCGGGAGGTGGTGAACGAGATGAATGGGACGGCGATTGCTGCCGGGTGGAAGAATATGAACTGGGGAAACGACGGGTGGGTACCGGATTCGGACGGGAACCGGGTGTTGCGGCTGATGGCGGGTTCCTCGCTGACGATGGCTTATTATCCCTTCGCGAGGGAATGCGCCCGGGTCGGAAAGACACTGGAGATTGATTACCGGGTGGATCACGTGACGGATTACTCGAAACCGATCGTGACGATTTCCATGCCCGACGGGGTGTCGTTCACGGGGCTGAACATTTACGCGGATCAGATCGTGATGCACTCGCAGTCGCTCCGGGAGGACAGCGTGCAGAGCCTCCACACGTTCGAGGGAAAGCGGACCCGGTTCACGCTGACGATTCTCCCGATGGCGTACGGGAATCCGGATTTTAATCTCTGTATCCTGTATATCAACGGGGTTAAGAACCGGGAGTTCGCTTACGAGGATAATGATTATTTTGCCCAGAGAGGGGGCATCGTGATCGGCTCGGACTGCGCAGATGTGGATATATACGGAATCCGGGAATACGATTCCGGCCTGACATCGCAGGGTGTGTTGACGAATTATATCAACTGGTTATCCGATTCGGCAGAAAAGGCCCGTGTCCGGCTGTATAACGATATTCTGGACGGGAACGGTTCGGAGGTGGATTTCGACAACACGAGGGATCAGTTTAATTGTCTCGTGTTTGACAACACGATTCCCTCGATGGCCGACCAGACAGCACGGGTGGGTAATTTGGACGTGCTGTTCACGGACCACCCGGAATGGAACGTTTCGATTTCCGGAGTCACGGCGAAAGGACAGGGTACGTCCTCGATGAAGTACTGGATATGGAATACCCGCTACCAACTGGACAAGGCAAAATCGGTGATCACTCATGCCGACGGGACGACAAGCACGAAGAAGTGGCAGATGGTGCCGTGGATTCCGGCAGGACAGAAGTTTACGGCGAAGAAGAATTTTGCCTCCTCGATGCAGTCGCACAAGATCGGGTCGGTGAATGCTTATAACGATTTGTACCGGGAAGTCGGGTTGAGGAACGAGGCGATGGAAACGGAGCAATACGCGGATGCCCGCGTGGCGGTGTACCAGATGCCTTTCGTGTGTTTCGAGAAGTCTGTGAACGAGGAGGGACGCACGGTGTACACGTTCCGGGGATTGTACACGTTCGGGCCTGACAAGGGGGACAAGTACACGTTCGGTTTCGACACGGATTTGTTCCCGAACCTAATCAGTATCGAGGGATCGGATAACTCGCCATTATGTACGCTGTTTCGGGTGCCTTGGAATAAAAACGTGTTGTATAATAGTGATGAAGAGGCTTTCCAGTATAACGGGGCGAATAGCTGGGATGCCGGAGAGGGTAAGGTGGAGAGTATATCGAAGTTTATCCCGGCATATAATATCGTGTATGAATGTTCTCCCCGTTTGTTGCCTTTTGACGGGACCCCGGAAGAGTTGAACGAGCAGGCCGCCGCGATGAGAACTCGGCCATGCGAATTCTGGATTGCCAAGGCGGGAGACGGGAGCCGATTTGACGTGTATTATTTCGAGGCGTCGTTGAATCGTTTTATCCCCTCGGACATGGGGAAGGGGGAGATTAATCTGGTCACGCAACTGGTGGATAAAGGGTACGGGCTGTCGGCTGCCGACCTGTCGGGAAAGACGAACGACGAGTTGAACACGTTATTTGTGAATGCCCGGATTGCCAAGTTCAGGGCGGAGGCTCCGTTGTACTGGGACGTGGATGACACGTTGTTTTTCATGAATAACGTGGAGTTTAACGCGGGAACGGATGAGCGGGCGAAGAACACGTATCCTTACTCGTTCGGGACAGGGACGAGTCGTTTCCGCTGGCGGGTGGACGATGCGGACACCCGGTTTGACACGACGAACCGGGGATTGCCGGACAAGGAGTATAGCGTGGAGACGCATGACACGGATGAAACCGGGGCCTCGATCTGGAACGGGGAAACGAATAATTTCTTTAACCTGATGGAGTTGGCTTTCCCGGAGGAGAAGGTGGCCAGTATGCGACGGATGATGACGGCCATGCAGGCGTTGGGCGGTTTGAAGTCGGGGAATGATCTGGAAAAGATTTACGCTTTCTACCAGAAGTATTTCTTTGACGAGGCACAGGAGTATTTCCCGGCAAATTCATACAATGCCGATGCCAGATATTGTTACGAGAACGGGAAACTGGCTTATAGTGCCGGAATTTATTCGAACGACACGGACCCGATCACGCAGTCGCTTGGCGACCACTATCAAGCGGAGCAGCGATGGATCACGAAACGTATCCTGTATATGATGTCAAAGTATAGTTTCGGTTTGTTCTCGGCCGCGGGAACGGACACGATCACGGTACGTGCCGCCGGAAACACGATCACGTACGATCTGACCCCGGCGATGGACATGTATCCGGCAATTGCCAACGGTACATCGATTATCCGGGGCGAACGGACCCGGGCAGGGGAGACTTGTTCCATGGAGATTGAACTTTCCGGAACGGGCGACCAGCAGAATGCGATACAGGGTGCCTCTTATTTACAGAACATCGGGGATTGGTATGACAAGAACGTGCAAGGGTCCATGGTGATACAGGGACGGATGCTCCGGGAGATTCGCCTGGGGAGCAAGACGGGGCATATCGTGATCTCGATCACGTCGTTGACAATTTCGAATTGCACGTCGTTGCAAAAACTCGTGTTGTCGAATATTGCTACGTTGAGTGGTACGTTGAACCTAACTTCCTGCACGCACTTGCAAGAGGTGTATGCTGACGGAACCTCCCTTTCGCAGATGAAACTTCCGACGGGTGGTAGTATGCGGGTGATCGAGTTTAGTCCCCGCAATCAGTACCTGTCACTGTCGAACTACCCGTTGCTCCCGACGGAGGGAGTCAGGATGGATCAATGTAAGCATATTATCACGGACTTTTTCGTGGAGGATTGTCCGTTACTTCACCCGGTGAAGTTGCTGGTAGAGATGATGGAGGCCCAGAAAGAACAGGGGACGGAACACGCTTTGAAACGGGTGCGGCTCGTGGGATTTAACGAGACGTACGATAGTTCGGATATACTTGATAAGTTGGCAAGTTTGGCAGATGGGAGTTACGAGGGATTGAGCAGTGAAGGAATTGCCGGGGAAGACCCGGTTCCGGTGCTGGACGGGACGTTGAATATTCATGCGGATGTTTACGAGGAGTCGATCAATGCTTTACGGAGTAAATTTAATAGGTTGGTGTTGAATATCACAGGAAATTATTATGTCCGGTTTAAAGACCCGGAATTCCACCGGCTGGTAGTGAAGAGATGGAGTACGGACGGGGTGGGTGTGACTCGTAAACAGTTGGCAGCCGTGACAGATTTTCCTAATGATTATTTTAAGGATAATAAGGAAATAACAGACCTGTCTGATTTTGCAGAGAATTTTGTGAATGTCAATTTGTTTAAGCAAAGAACATTTGAAAATTGTACCGGATTAAAGACAATAAGTTTGCCTAATGAAAAGATAGATACGTCAGCAATAGCTATATTTGGTCATACTTCTTTGGATGAAAATGGTATAGATTTATCTTGTTTAACAACATTAGGGTTTGGTATATTTAAAAATTGTAAGTTTGTTCATATTTTTATTCCCAATACATTACTTCTGGATATGGATTATTCTCAACAATGGCAAGATAATTTGAGATTACTTACCATGGAATTGGAAGAAGGTCTTTCGGTTGTTCCGAATTCGTTATGTTCTGGATGTAGTTCATTGATGACCATTACTTTTCCTTCCACTATTACAACAATCGGGAGTAGTGTCGTACATGGATGTAATAATTTGAAAAGTTTTATATGTAAACCAATAACACCTCCTGCATTAGTGAGCGATTTGGGTTATATATATGCTGATTTCAATATCTATGTTCCGGATGAGTCCGTGGAAACATATAAAATAGCTTGGACAAAATATGAGAGTAAAATAAAACCGATGAGTCAGAAACCGGAGAACGTGTAA